A window of Miscanthus floridulus cultivar M001 chromosome 12, ASM1932011v1, whole genome shotgun sequence genomic DNA:
CCTCCTCATATTTGCAAGCAAGAAGCATAGCTGTGACTCCAACCAGCTGTAGCTTCTTCCTTGGAACCACTTCCTTTTCCAAGAATCTATCTATTATGTTTACCGTAAGAAAGAGCGTCTCATCCATCAGGTCAAACTTGTACTGAACCTGGCAAAAGGATCGGTAAAAATATTAAAACATGCAGTTTCAGATCAGAACAATTTGTAAGGTCCATGCTTTTTGTACCTCAATCAGCCAGTCAATCAGAATCGCTCTCATCTTTGAGTTTATATCTTGTTGACTGGACATGTAATCAGGCCTTACACAACTCTTAGCCTGCCATAAAGCACCACATTGGTAATACTGAAAAGATAATAAAAGCTGCAATAGAAAAATTCCAAGATAGTAGAAGCCTGCATAAGTCTTTGTGAATGTAAGGATACTGTCTGCAATAAGTTTTCATTCTGGTGACCACGATTTGCTTCAAAAATACTTTAGGAACCAATTTTAGTAGTACAAAGACATTATGAACTGTTGTAGCTTTCACAGTTGTATAACAGATGAAGTGGTTCCAATCGTACAAGTATTATGTAGTGATGATTTTAGCGCAGTGTAACTTTGCAATGTGTTGCACATGACAACTAGCACAATAGTTACCTACTCCTGGCTGTGAGGTGGACCAATGTGCTATATCAGTATCACTCGATTCAAAACATACTTACATTTTTTTACCTAGTTGCTTAAAGTGCATAAAAGATACTAATCAACGTTAGACATACATTTCCACATTATACCATACTGCAGTTAAGATTCTTGTCTGAAATAGAATGGTCCTTACAGGTTTCCGGTCTAACTTATTCAGTTTCGCAAGGAACTGGTTCATTCTTATAAGCACATTATAGATGAAGCATCTGCGCATTCCTGATATTCATGCAAAAGTTCAGAAATCATGATTTGAGATTATCTACCAAAAAGGAACAAGATAAGCATCGTCTGACAATAAACCACCTCATTTTCTCTGTAGAACTTGTAAAGCTCTTCAACATATTCTGTTGCTGCAAGCGGGTTCCCCGAGTCTGCACTGTCAATATCCATGAGCGATTCATCTTGGTTCATCTCCTTGTTCTCTGTCTCACCCTGCATTGCCAAACATAACAGTAAGCCAGAGCCATGACAAAGATGCCCAAAACCCATCCCTTTCTGAGCAAGAGCACAAATCAGAAGTGCAAATACCATGTCGATGTCACTATCACTATCGTCTACCGGCTCGTGGAGTTCCACGTCGATATCAAAGGTGCCATCGCCGATTGATTCCTTCTGCTGATCAACTCCGGGTTCTAGATCAGTTAGGATCGGCTGACATTCAGGTTGCTCTTTGCTCGACAAGGAGGCGGCAAATTTCCTGAACAACCAAAGCAATACCCAGATCAAATCAAAGCCTGCAAGAAACGTCAGAGGTGCAAGAACACCTAGCACGCGTCCTAACCTTGTCATGGGCCGGCTGCTTGGCAACGCTGTCTTCTTTTCGTCCCTTCTCTTCCTGGAGAGAAGAAAGGAACGCCACGGTTAAACAGATTTGGACCCCAAGAACCACGAAAAAGACACGATCTTGGGGGCAGGAGATTACTGCAGCATGGGCTTCTTGGCGACGGCGCAGGGGTACGGGGCAACCCCGACGAGGTTCTTGATGTCCGTGAGCGCGCGCCGGCTCCCCATCTCTGCACAAATCAGGAGATCAGAAACCATGGGCTCGCGACGCAGCAAACAATCCAAGAAGAGATCAGCCCGGGCCGCCGCCCGCACCCACCTCGGACGCCTGGCGCGGGCTTCCCCGCCGCTGGCCTCCTGTTCTCATCAGCCGCCCTCGCCGCCATCGTCCCCGACGCCGACCTGCACACAGCACACGGCGGCGGCTCAGGATTCGATTCAAGAAACGGCCCCCGATTCCCGTGGAGAGAGCGCAGCGCAGCGATTCGTCAAGCGCACCcgcagtaggaggaggaggagacggatCGGCCGGCCTGTCGATCCAGCCGAGACGCGGCGGCGGTGCCTTACGGACGCAGGAGCCCCGGAGCGACGCGGACCATACGAATgcagggggcggcggcggcgttaaTAATAACACAACCAGAGCAACGGCTCTCTAgtcctactctctctctctctctctctcctctctggcCGCCTCCTTGGGATTCGAAGGaggagagagatagagaggaagGATTGGAAATATTTTGGAGCgggttttattttgtttttggttTGTTCTTGGAGAAGAAATCGGAAGAGAGCGTTGAGAGGGAAGGGGGCTGGGGTTTGTCTAGGGGAGAATTTAGGTGCGGCGAGGCTGCGTGAGAGGGAAGGGGAGAATTTGAAAGGGGGAAAAGCAGGCCAACGGCTAGTGGGCCGCTGGACCGGACAGCTCGAGGAGGGCCGGCCGTCTGCCCGTCTGTAACGGTCGCCTCCCCTCTCCAACGGGCATGCACGTGCACGTGTGTGTTTCAAACAGACGGCTCCGGTTGCGCTCTGCGCGGCTACGCCGGTGTCGTCCGACCCGGGCTAGGCTCGCGGACGTTTCGCAGCGACGCGTGGGCATGTTGGTGTACATGGGATCCACTTGTAACCGGGTAGCGTGAGCGACTCCGAGTCGTGTCTCTCGTCACTCACGCCCGACGCCCCTCCCAGTCGACCTCGACGGCCCCCCGCTCGCCGCTCCGCTCCAGTGCTCCACTGACCTAGGTGCGATCGGACGGCGGGATCATAAAGGAGATGATGGGCCTGCGCTGGGAGCCGCTTGGCAGAGACTAGCGACGGCTCATCTGATGGCCTCTCATGTTCTAGTTGCATGCACCATCTGTTTGAATAGGGACCAAGAGGGAACGGGTCTTTATAGTTCCTAGCCAGCTTCCAGTGTAAATGGAGTAATTCCTATTTGATTCCCACTAGAATCTGTACAAAATTTTAACGTCTAGATGAGAAAAAGTGATTTTATGGAGAAACTGCTCACTCTACCAAACGCATAGAGTAAATTTCACTAGCGGTACTTAAACTCGTCCCGAGTTCTCATCCAGGTCCCGGTACTTTCAAATTGCATATTTAGCTCCCTAAATTTGTCCTAAGTTCTCATCCAGATCCCGGTACTTTTAAATTGCGCATTTAGTTCTCCAAACTTGTCCCAAGCTCTTATACAGGTCCCAATACTTTTAAATTGCACACTCGGGGCCCTAAAGGTGTATTGTTGTACCATTATGGGAGTGTGGGGAACTAAGCGTGAATAGATGATGAGAATGAGCATGAGCTCCTGCTCATCGAGGGAGCGAAAGGACTGTGGTGGCGGCGGTAGTGCTGTTGAAGGCGATTGCCACGAGGCAAGGGTCGATGCCATGGTGAGGTGGAGCAGGAGCAAGTCAAGCGGAATCGAGGAGGGCCATAGCGGCGAAGGCTTGACTGGGACGTGTGGTAGGGCAAGCACAACAAGGACGGTCAAGCAGCGAAGCAGGTCCTAGGAAGCTAGTTCTGCACATGCAATGCATTGTGTGCGGAGAAGATGAACCGAAATGGTACAATAATACAATTTTAGAGAATTGGGCGTGTATTTTTGAAGTCTTAGGACTAAGATGAGAACTTGAGACAAGTTTAGGGAGCTAAATGCATGATTCGGGACCTGAATGAGAACTTGAGACAAGCTTAGGGAGCTAAATGTACAATTTAAAAGTATCAGGACCTGGATGAGAACTCGTAACAAGTTTAGGGAGTTAAATGTGTAATTTAAAAGTACTGGGACCTAGATGAGAACTCGAGACAAGTTCGAGGACCGCCAGTGAAATTTACTCTAGCACGCTGCTCCATTGTCACTGTCCTTTtgactgaggccttgtttagttcctctctCTAAAGTTTACTCTCTATTGCATCGGATATTTgaacacatacatagagtattaaatatagactaaaaataactaattacatagattgcgactaatttgtgagacgaattttttaagcctaattaatccatgatttgacaatgctgtgctacagtaaatatatgctaatgacggattaattagacttaataaattcgtctcgtggattactgagaACTTCTGTAacttattatttttattattactatccgaacactcccatATGATATGCCATGTGACATcctaagggtgcgtttagatccaaaaaattttggattttggctcactgtagcatttcgtttgtatttggtaattagtgtctaattatagactaattaggttcaaaagtttcgtctcgcgatttctcgaccaactgtgtaattagtttttttttcgtctacatttagtactccatgcatgtgccgcaagattcgatgtgacagttactatacaaaattttttggcaactaaacggggcctaaatttAAAGACCACCTGATTGCCGTTGCGCATGAAGCCATGTATTGATTGGATTTGAAACCTAGCTGACCTAAGCGAGCGGGCCGCGGGCGCATGTATCTGACATACGTAATGCAGCTGCAGTACGATCAGAAAATATACATAGTACGGTCAGCTGTCAATAAATACTATAGCAGTGGATTTTATTTCAGTCAATGATGATTTCAGTTCAGTATCCAGTTTAGCAGATATACCATCAACTGTGGTCAACTATTTGGCATGATTTACGGATTATGGGTTCTGGAGCACACAACCACAATTGCAGCTAGTGCTCGAGGATTATCTTATCATTGACGGTCCTCATGAGGTTTCCTATTGCACCATGACAAAGGGTTTGAATTCACCCAAGCCATCGCCATAGATTTGCCTCAAACGAGACGGTGCAGCAAGAAGCTGTTGTTGCGCCGCCATCAGCAGTCCTTAGGCCTGTGCTAATGGCGTGTCACGGTGGCACAGCATGTGGGTGCCGACGGATGGGGTTCAGAAGGGATCGTGAAGGTCACGTGAAAAATCCACCATTCCATTGGGTTCAGAAAATCTTACCAAATCTACAGTCTACTAAACAAGAGCGTCGCCAGAGAGAGGATGGTTACAATGGGATTTGTTTGACTGTGCGGTCTCCAGCTACAGCATGTGTGTCGACAACGCCAGAAACATCACACTTGTTCCATGTGATCCATTGTGCATATGCTAGGCTAGAACGGAGCACGACGCATGTgactattttttttttgaacgtactggcaggagctctgcctttcaattaagatgaGATAAGAAAGTTTATGTACAAGCAAAGTCAACTAGGTTAAAGTCCCCCCCCCCCTTAAGTATGCGAGCTAAATGTAATCGAATGCTCTCTTCCTTTGCTCAATGTCTTCCTTAATCCTTGCGGCTACCTGCGGCACCGTTTCACTCATATTGTCGAAAGTTCTCCTGTTTCTCTCTTTCCATATATTCCAAAAGGTGTAGATAGCTACTCCGTTAAGCCTACGACGCTCCGCTCTTAGCGCTTTTGCCGCCGCGTCTTCCCACCATGACTTGATATGGGTGGGGTTTGCATTTTGCTGTTGTTGGATTTGAGTGAAGTTTTCCCACGTGAGGATTTGATTCCAAACCGCCTTTGTAAAAGGGCAACTAAGGCATAGGTGGAGGCTTGTCTCTAAAGGTCCATTGCACATCACGCACTGTTGTTGGTGAGGCCACCctcttttttgtaggttttgtgcCGTTAGAATTTTGTCTTGTACTAAGATCCATGCGAAGATCTTGCATCTGTTCTCCACATGCGCTTTCCAAATCAAGTCCGTACCAAAGTGGAGGAGCGAACCTCTGAATTGTATTCTGTAGGCTGATCGGGTGGAGTAATTCCCATCGTTGGTCCAACGCTAGGTGATGGTGTCCTGGacgccctgttgcaggtgcacatCCTGTATGCGTATCCAGAGGGACACAAACTCCTCTATGTGGATGGGCGAGGTGATTTTCCTTCCAAGTTTATGCATCCAATTGTTGTTTCGGAGCTCTTGCTGCACCGTTCGGTTTGTCCTTGAGAGCAGGCGGAATAAGTTGGGGGCTAGGTACTTAGGATCTTGATCATCGAGCCAACCGTGGTGCCAAAACTTTGTCTTTGCACCATCCCCCAAGGAAATAatgattgaggagttgaagagaaGGCGGTCGTCCTCAGTACATGGAAGCTCTGAGCCGCTCCAAGATTTGGAGTCGTCCACCCAATCTTGCCATAGCCATCGTAAACGGAGGGCTCGCCCAAATCTTTCGAGGTCTGGGACCCCTAACCCTCCCATGTCTTTCGGCCTGGTAACCGTTTGCCAGTTAACTAGACAGTGGCCGCCATTTGCATTCTCGTCCCCCTTCCATAAGAAAGATCTCCTGATTTTGTCTATCTTTTTCTTAGCCCAAGCGGCTAGAGGAAACACTGTCAGGTGGTATGTTGGCATGGAGGATAGGACAGAGGTTACAAGAGTGAGGCGTCCCGCTCTGTTTAGTAGTCTTCCTTTCCATTTGGGTAATCTTTGCCCAATACGGTCTATGAGAGGTTGCACGTGGACCCTTTGCAGTGTTCTAATGTGTAGTTGAAGGCCCAAATATTTGCATGGGAATCCCCCTCTAGTGCCGGTGAAAGGTGCTAGGACTTGGTCTAGGTCCACGTTTGCACAACCAATAGGATGTACTGagctcttttgtaggttaatatgAAGTCCGGAGAATGTGCCAAAAGCCTGCAGGATGATTTTGACGGCGTCCACATCGTCGTACGTGGGGTTGACGAAAATGGCCGCGTCATCTGCATACATTGAGGTTCTCCATTTTGCCGCCGTGATTGGTAATGGGGTGAGTATCCCCTGTTGGGTTGCCAGGTCAAGTAACCGTTGAAGCGGGTCCATGGCTAGGATGAAAAGCATGGGGGAAAGCGGATCCCCTTGGCGGACGCCTCTGGCATGGCTAAAAGTGCCCCCCGTCTTCCGTTCAGGATGGGTGTCGAAGTGGATGTACGTAGGAGGATGGAGATCCACTCACTCCATCGTTGTCCGAAGCCCAGAGCCTGAAGAGTCTCAAGCAAGTACCCCCAATGCACCGTGTCAAAGGCTTTATGGATGTCAAGATTCATGAACA
This region includes:
- the LOC136497454 gene encoding cyclin-B2-1-like isoform X1 is translated as MAARAADENRRPAAGKPAPGVREMGSRRALTDIKNLVGVAPYPCAVAKKPMLQKRRDEKKTALPSSRPMTRKFAASLSSKEQPECQPILTDLEPGVDQQKESIGDGTFDIDVELHEPVDDSDSDIDMGETENKEMNQDESLMDIDSADSGNPLAATEYVEELYKFYRENEAKSCVRPDYMSSQQDINSKMRAILIDWLIEVQYKFDLMDETLFLTVNIIDRFLEKEVVPRKKLQLVGVTAMLLACKYEEVSVPVVEDLVLISDRAYTKGQILEMEKLILNTLQFNMSVPTPYVFLKRFLKAADADKQLELVSFFMLELCLVEYQMLNYRPSHLAAAAVYTAQCAINRCPHWTKVCESHSRYTSDQLLECSRMMVDFHQKAGTGKLTGVHRKYSTYKFGCATKTLPAQFLLESGGTPPPSGAI
- the LOC136497454 gene encoding cyclin-B2-1-like isoform X2, whose protein sequence is MAARAADENRRPAAGKPAPGVREMGSRRALTDIKNLVGVAPYPCAVAKKPMLQKRRDEKKTALPSSRPMTRKFAASLSSKEQPECQPILTDLEPGVDQQKESIGDGTFDIDVELHEPVDDSDSDIDMGETENKEMNQDESLMDIDSADSGNPLAATEYVEELYKFYRENEAKSCVRPDYMSSQQDINSKMRAILIDWLIEVQYKFDLMDETLFLTVNIIDRFLEKEVVPRKKLQLVGVTAMLLACKYEEVSVPVVEDLVLISDRAYTKGQILEMEKLILNTLQFNMSVPTPYVFLKSLS